A window from Phaeocystidibacter marisrubri encodes these proteins:
- the nhaA gene encoding Na+/H+ antiporter NhaA: protein MRLDPIDKYVLLPINRFISNSSTSGILLFASAVIALVLANSPLKEEYHHFWEHTFTIGFSDFSVSKSLHHWINDGLMSVFFFVVGLELKREIMGGALSKPKDAIAPIFAALGGMVVPALLYWIWNPAGEASNGWGIPMATDIAFALGILYLLGDKVPIALKVFLTALAIVDDLGAVLVIAFFYTSDISTLSLLIGGGFLAVLLLANLLGVRNTLFYGIVGIGGLWLAFLLSGIHATIAGVIAALTIPANVKIGDKRFVVKMNDLTNAFERAAPNNVTLVTTDQLHILDRIRRYSKAAMTPLQRLEHSMHPLVSFVVMPIFALANAGITFSGNFYSNLGSSVSLGVLFGLAFGKFIGVVGFTKILVKLKLATLPEGVRWRQLYGTALLAGIGFTMSLFITDLAFVDKTYILQAKIGIFITSLLCGLGGYLILRKS, encoded by the coding sequence ATGAGATTAGATCCCATCGACAAATATGTATTGCTTCCCATCAACCGATTTATCAGTAACTCGTCCACCAGTGGGATTTTATTATTTGCCTCTGCAGTCATTGCATTAGTACTTGCTAATTCCCCATTGAAAGAAGAGTACCATCATTTTTGGGAACACACTTTCACCATTGGTTTTAGCGATTTTTCAGTATCCAAATCCCTGCATCACTGGATCAATGATGGACTGATGTCCGTTTTCTTTTTCGTTGTCGGACTGGAGTTGAAACGGGAGATTATGGGAGGTGCACTTTCCAAGCCTAAGGATGCTATTGCGCCCATTTTTGCAGCGCTTGGGGGCATGGTCGTTCCGGCTTTACTGTACTGGATTTGGAATCCGGCAGGAGAGGCTTCCAATGGTTGGGGAATTCCCATGGCTACAGATATTGCCTTCGCCTTGGGGATACTTTATCTCTTAGGGGATAAGGTGCCGATTGCGCTAAAGGTGTTTTTAACAGCGCTGGCCATAGTAGATGATTTGGGCGCTGTGCTGGTCATCGCATTTTTCTACACGTCGGATATTTCCACCCTCAGTCTGCTGATAGGCGGCGGTTTTCTAGCGGTACTATTGTTAGCCAATCTATTAGGAGTGAGAAATACGTTGTTCTATGGAATTGTTGGGATCGGTGGACTGTGGTTAGCATTCCTCCTTTCTGGGATTCACGCTACCATTGCAGGAGTGATTGCGGCATTGACCATTCCGGCTAACGTAAAAATTGGTGATAAACGGTTTGTTGTAAAAATGAATGATCTCACCAATGCATTCGAAAGGGCGGCACCCAACAACGTTACGCTAGTTACAACAGATCAACTTCATATCCTCGACCGAATCCGACGTTATTCCAAGGCCGCAATGACTCCCTTACAACGTCTTGAACACAGCATGCATCCTTTGGTGAGCTTTGTAGTTATGCCCATTTTCGCTCTCGCCAATGCTGGGATCACGTTCTCGGGAAACTTCTATTCGAACTTGGGCAGTTCGGTCAGTTTGGGAGTCCTCTTTGGACTGGCTTTCGGGAAGTTTATCGGAGTAGTTGGATTCACGAAAATCCTCGTTAAGCTCAAATTGGCAACCCTTCCAGAGGGTGTGCGTTGGCGTCAGCTTTACGGTACAGCATTGCTCGCAGGCATCGGTTTTACGATGTCCTTATTTATCACAGACCTGGCATTTGTAGACAAGACGTATATCCTACAAGCGAAAATTGGAATCTTCATCACCTCCCTGTTATGTGGATTAGGTGGGTACTTGATTTTGCGCAAAAGCTGA
- a CDS encoding MCP four helix bundle domain-containing protein yields the protein MMIEKIKWVFAVLIVFLVILGTNLIDRRNFKQLKNSVENIYDDRMVASNLIYRMTSLLRNRELLIVRSDTTHYDERVRVFEDKFKDIISEYRSTNLTDFEQIELSRVIEAKNQLSRIEEQHVQLGQHNLDVIVGRYDRIYRHMDELSTIQMEESAKQKRISQKAMDSVEFFTNIEIYMLVFLGVLAQVIILYRSK from the coding sequence ATGATGATAGAAAAGATAAAATGGGTATTTGCCGTCTTAATCGTGTTTTTGGTCATTCTCGGAACGAATTTGATCGATAGGAGAAACTTCAAACAGCTCAAGAATTCGGTGGAAAACATCTATGATGATAGGATGGTAGCCAGCAATTTAATTTACCGAATGACGAGTCTGCTTCGAAATCGTGAATTGCTGATCGTTAGAAGTGATACCACCCATTATGACGAGCGAGTGAGGGTTTTTGAGGATAAGTTCAAGGATATCATTTCAGAGTATCGCAGCACCAATCTCACAGATTTTGAGCAAATAGAACTAAGCAGGGTGATTGAGGCTAAGAATCAATTGAGCCGAATAGAAGAACAACATGTCCAGTTGGGGCAACACAATCTCGACGTCATCGTTGGGCGATATGACCGAATTTATCGCCACATGGATGAGCTCTCTACCATTCAAATGGAAGAAAGTGCCAAGCAGAAGCGGATAAGTCAGAAAGCCATGGACTCCGTAGAGTTCTTCACAAATATTGAGATATATATGCTGGTTTTCCTCGGTGTTCTAGCGCAAGTCATCATCTTGTACCGATCAAAATAG
- a CDS encoding DsbA family protein, with protein sequence MDHTKEERGEPRVLNGISHLHSEADAMVIHYFSDPISIECYDEEHKLSRFLENSGLTIPVRYHIGELSPFLFESAVDTGLLPVIMSQRWMRASEQYDYPISGKVWISDPPSSMFPLIIHVKAAESQSAEKAIDFYKRLRERMMFSGRNPNRNHELVEAAKRSHLDIKLIRKQCSRAAVRWYQDDLMLIEKLGIVGFPAFVFGREAHPRSYDHSIYYTAEQLIHEIQKRERVED encoded by the coding sequence TTGGATCATACGAAAGAAGAGAGGGGTGAACCTAGAGTGTTGAATGGAATTTCCCATCTTCATTCAGAGGCTGATGCTATGGTCATCCACTATTTTTCTGATCCAATTAGCATCGAGTGTTATGATGAAGAACACAAGCTGTCTCGATTTCTAGAGAACAGCGGACTAACGATTCCCGTCCGATATCACATCGGTGAGTTAAGTCCATTCCTTTTTGAGAGCGCGGTAGATACAGGCTTGTTGCCCGTCATTATGTCTCAACGTTGGATGAGAGCGTCGGAGCAATACGACTATCCCATTTCAGGCAAAGTGTGGATTTCCGACCCTCCATCGAGCATGTTTCCCTTGATCATTCACGTAAAGGCGGCTGAAAGTCAGAGTGCGGAGAAAGCAATAGACTTCTACAAACGCTTGCGTGAACGCATGATGTTTAGCGGTAGGAACCCCAATAGGAATCATGAACTCGTAGAGGCAGCGAAGCGAAGCCATCTCGATATAAAGCTGATTCGCAAGCAATGTTCAAGAGCCGCCGTGCGCTGGTATCAGGATGATTTAATGTTAATCGAAAAATTGGGAATAGTAGGTTTTCCTGCCTTTGTATTTGGGAGGGAAGCCCATCCACGATCCTATGATCATTCCATCTACTACACTGCTGAACAGCTCATTCATGAGATCCAGAAAAGAGAAAGGGTAGAAGATTGA